DNA from Candidatus Cloacimonadota bacterium:
GAAAATCCATTATCAGCAATTTCCAGGATGATGTTTCCATCCGGATTTGTAAAAACCTTATTTTCGGACATTTATTTCTGGATATTCTGGTTTATAAAATCGATGATCTCTTTTGAGGTTGCTCCGGGTGTAAAGATACCTTTGAAACCTTCAGCTCTTAAAAACTCAATATCTTCGTCCGGAATCACTCCTCCGCCAAAAAGCAGAATATCGTCTGCTCCTTTTCCTTTGAGAAGTTCAGCAACTTTTGGGAAAAGGAAATTATGAGCTCCCGATAGTAAACTGAGTCCAACAGCATCGACATCTTCCTGGATAGCAGCAGTTACAATCTGTTCCGGAGTTTGCCTGATCCCGGTATAAATTACTTCCATTCCTGCATCCCGAAGAGCCTTGGCTACATATTTTGCACCTCGATCATGACCGTCGAGTCCTGGTTTTGCGATCAATATTCTGATTTTTTTATCCATCTTAGATCAACCTCCGGTAAAACAAATTTTGCTTCCTGCTTTTCAGGTCAATTATTTTCTCGAGCTGGAGATTCCTCATCAATCATCTCAAGCTGCAGTTTAGCCAGTTTTTCCCCGCTTTTATACGAACATTCAGTGAACAGTTTTAAAGCTTTTTCCAGTTTTTCTTTTGCCCGTTCTAAATTATTCCTGTCTTTTTCCATCATTCCCCAGTTAAAAAGAGCTTTTCCTTCTCCTTCTTTATCACCGATCACCGCAAGTGTCTGCTGCTGCTTTTTATACAATTTTTCAGCTCCGGTTAAATCTTTTTCCTTTTCAGCAACAAGACCTAAATTACCCAGAGTATGAGCAATACCTTCTTTATCATCTGTTTCCTGCTGCAAAATCAGATTTTCCTGATAAATAGTTTTTGCTTCTTCAAATCTTTTTAGAGACATAAGAATATCTCCATGAAGGTCATTGGCGTATGTTATCCCTACATTATCCGATATTTGCCGGCATATTTTTTTGGATGCTTCGAGGTATTCCATTGAAGTCTGGTGATCTTCTAATCTGAAATATGATTCTCCGATATTATATAAGATCAAACCTTCCTGCACTTTATTAGCTACACTTCTTGCTAATTCCAGACCTTTCTTATAAAAGAATATTGCTTCTTTTACTTCTCCGTCTGTTGCTAACACCGAAGCAATGTCTGAATTAAGTTTACTGCATTCATTTTTGTTACCGATATTTTCAGCGAGTTTTAGAGATTCCTCATAGAACTTTCTTGCTTTTTGTCTGTGTCCTTGACGAAAATATACTACTCCGATTTGTCGAAGAGCGATTTGAATTAATATTTTATCTTTTTGTTCAGCTACTATTTTATAATGTCTCCGGAAAAACTTCATAGCATTCTCGTATTGAGATTTTCTTAAATAATAATTCGCCATACTGTTTGCCAGTTTTGCTTCAAATAATTTTTCATTTTCTTTTCTGAATACTTCAAAAAGGAATTTCGCTCTATCTTCCAGTTCTCTGTATTTATTCAAGAACCAGAGAGCATGGATATAAAATATCTCCAGATGAAATTTATAAACTTTAGTTTTCACTTTCCCCAGACTGGAGATCACATATTTCTCCAATTCCAGGTAATTTTGAATTGTTGCATATAATTTTGCTTGAAGATAATAGAATTTATCTATTATTTCTTTCTGATCAATTCGTGTAAGATCGATACCTGACAATTTTGTTTCAGCTTCTCTGGTATTTCCAAGCAAAATAAAGAGATCGATTTTCTGAAGCAAGATATCTAAAAGAATGTTTTCATTTTTCGCAGCAGAATTTTCCAAAATATGATGAAGTTTTGTATAGTAATCAAGAGCTGCTTGATTCTCATACATTTCTCTGGCTTTTTCAGCTGCTTTTCCTAAATAAAATACGGCTTTACTCTCAACATCTGCCATTTCAAAATTATAAGCAAGTTCTGAATAATGTGATTGTAAATTGCCTTCATAGACTTTTTCAATGGACTTAGCCGCCAGCTTGTGATATTTAGTACTTTCGTTAGTTAATACTTTATTATAGATCGCTTTGTAAACGCTTTCATTTTCAAA
Protein-coding regions in this window:
- a CDS encoding cobalamin B12-binding domain-containing protein, translating into MDKKIRILIAKPGLDGHDRGAKYVAKALRDAGMEVIYTGIRQTPEQIVTAAIQEDVDAVGLSLLSGAHNFLFPKVAELLKGKGADDILLFGGGVIPDEDIEFLRAEGFKGIFTPGATSKEIIDFINQNIQK
- a CDS encoding tetratricopeptide repeat protein, which codes for MKTIFGYKEKIIERESEIKKLSQYLDPITNNKFGGVVYIEGKAGIGKTRLVTELQQNYKNKEELNWIFLSCDIARRVSFNPFTAFLNEFFDQSPENQGETNKSNFEDKLHSLYGEIENEKIKYEIIRTRSFLGALLDLHWKNSLYEELEPKNRYENILSALQNFFYALSLIKPTVIVLDDSNWIDNDTVKFLKLLCINAEDFPFILLILCRQNEDASPFALNFENDIPLHRMIIEPLSREESRKLIDYYLNLDLDEKKELPDKTVDLIHEKARGNTLILKQVVDFIKSREIIDNDLIIVDRFEIPDNIDELINAKFESMHPDLKEVTKMASVLGKNFTIKVLGEMLKNRNIDKYIHEGKRKNIWHSLSKVNQSFENESVYKAIYNKVLTNESTKYHKLAAKSIEKVYEGNLQSHYSELAYNFEMADVESKAVFYLGKAAEKAREMYENQAALDYYTKLHHILENSAAKNENILLDILLQKIDLFILLGNTREAETKLSGIDLTRIDQKEIIDKFYYLQAKLYATIQNYLELEKYVISSLGKVKTKVYKFHLEIFYIHALWFLNKYRELEDRAKFLFEVFRKENEKLFEAKLANSMANYYLRKSQYENAMKFFRRHYKIVAEQKDKILIQIALRQIGVVYFRQGHRQKARKFYEESLKLAENIGNKNECSKLNSDIASVLATDGEVKEAIFFYKKGLELARSVANKVQEGLILYNIGESYFRLEDHQTSMEYLEASKKICRQISDNVGITYANDLHGDILMSLKRFEEAKTIYQENLILQQETDDKEGIAHTLGNLGLVAEKEKDLTGAEKLYKKQQQTLAVIGDKEGEGKALFNWGMMEKDRNNLERAKEKLEKALKLFTECSYKSGEKLAKLQLEMIDEESPARENN